One Janthinobacterium sp. TB1-E2 genomic region harbors:
- a CDS encoding MacB family efflux pump subunit, with protein MSEARSLGQAGEPGQPAPLIELAGIRKRYGGHDGAPAVEVLRGLTLSIGAGEFVAIVGASGSGKSTLMHLLGCLDRPSDGTYRFAGHDVASLNPDELAWLRREAFGFVFQGYHLIATESARENVEVPALYAGMPAAARHARSEALLKRLGLGERLDHRPNQLSGGQQQRVSIARALMNGGRIILADEPTGALDSSSGAEVMALLGELADAGHTIILITHDRKVAAQARRVIEISDGEIVEDLGAIAIPATSTALPPLDMSRAAHDTGASLGTELLDAARAAWRVLWINRFRTGLTLLGIVIGVASVIVMLAIGLGTRQQVMAQLGAFGSNLLYMASRGESSRIPGRSITLADLDALKDVPGISHVLPNVTGNKVIRHGNLDVQTYVRGTGPALPQIQTWPVAKGGFFTEEDEREMATVAVLGAHLAEKLMPDVPNPVGQSILIGNVPFQVIGVMSAKGALTGEKDEDDVLLLPFSTAGIRVFGQREPTYTVMAVDDVKRVTEVEAAVDATMFERHRIRDYGISNAAASIAAEAKTQDNMTMMLSLIAVVSLVVGGIGVMNVMLMTVRERTREIGIRMATGARRRDILRQFLTEAVLVSVVGGVAGIVVGVTVAGLLLVWDVPVIFSLSAIAGAFACAVVTGLVFGFMPARKASGLDPVVALAGQ; from the coding sequence ATGAGCGAGGCCAGGTCGCTGGGACAAGCAGGAGAACCTGGCCAGCCGGCGCCATTGATTGAACTTGCTGGCATCCGCAAGCGCTACGGCGGCCACGATGGCGCGCCGGCCGTGGAAGTGCTGCGCGGCCTGACCTTGTCGATTGGCGCCGGCGAATTCGTTGCCATCGTCGGCGCCTCCGGTTCCGGCAAGTCGACCCTGATGCATTTGCTGGGGTGCCTGGACCGCCCCAGCGACGGCACGTACCGCTTCGCCGGCCATGACGTGGCCAGCCTGAACCCCGATGAACTGGCGTGGCTGCGGCGCGAAGCGTTCGGTTTCGTCTTCCAGGGGTATCACCTGATCGCCACGGAATCGGCGCGCGAAAACGTGGAAGTGCCGGCCCTGTACGCGGGCATGCCGGCGGCGGCCCGCCATGCGCGCTCGGAAGCGCTGCTCAAGCGCCTGGGCCTCGGTGAACGTTTGGATCACCGGCCGAACCAGTTGTCGGGCGGGCAGCAGCAGCGTGTGTCGATCGCGCGCGCCCTGATGAATGGCGGGCGCATCATTCTCGCCGATGAGCCGACGGGGGCGTTAGATAGCAGCAGCGGCGCCGAAGTCATGGCCCTGCTGGGCGAACTGGCCGATGCGGGCCACACCATCATCCTCATTACGCATGACCGCAAGGTGGCGGCCCAGGCGCGCCGGGTGATCGAGATCAGCGATGGCGAAATCGTCGAAGACTTGGGCGCCATCGCCATTCCCGCCACGTCGACGGCCCTGCCACCGCTTGACATGTCGCGCGCCGCCCACGACACTGGCGCGTCGCTGGGCACGGAATTGCTCGACGCGGCCCGCGCGGCCTGGCGCGTGCTGTGGATCAACCGCTTCCGCACGGGATTGACCTTGCTCGGCATCGTCATCGGCGTCGCTTCCGTGATCGTCATGCTGGCCATCGGCCTGGGCACGCGCCAGCAGGTGATGGCGCAACTGGGCGCGTTCGGCTCGAATCTGCTGTACATGGCGTCGCGCGGCGAAAGCTCGCGCATCCCCGGGCGCAGCATTACCCTGGCCGACCTCGATGCGCTCAAGGACGTGCCGGGCATTTCCCACGTGCTGCCTAACGTCACGGGCAACAAGGTGATACGCCACGGCAACCTCGACGTGCAGACCTATGTGCGCGGCACGGGGCCGGCCCTGCCGCAGATCCAGACCTGGCCCGTGGCCAAGGGCGGCTTCTTTACCGAGGAAGACGAGCGCGAGATGGCGACCGTGGCTGTGCTGGGCGCGCACCTGGCGGAAAAGCTGATGCCCGACGTACCCAACCCCGTGGGGCAGAGCATCCTGATCGGCAACGTGCCGTTCCAGGTGATCGGCGTGATGAGCGCGAAGGGCGCGCTGACGGGCGAGAAGGATGAAGACGACGTGCTGCTGCTGCCGTTTTCCACGGCCGGCATCCGCGTCTTCGGCCAGCGCGAGCCCACCTACACGGTGATGGCGGTGGACGACGTCAAGCGCGTGACGGAGGTGGAGGCGGCGGTCGACGCCACCATGTTCGAGCGCCACCGCATCCGCGACTACGGCATCAGCAACGCGGCCGCCTCGATCGCCGCCGAAGCCAAGACGCAGGACAACATGACCATGATGCTCAGCCTGATTGCGGTCGTCTCGCTGGTGGTGGGCGGCATCGGCGTCATGAACGTGATGCTGATGACGGTGCGCGAGCGCACGCGCGAAATCGGCATCCGCATGGCGACGGGCGCGCGCCGGCGGGACATCCTGCGCCAGTTCCTCACCGAAGCCGTGCTGGTGTCGGTGGTGGGCGGCGTGGCCGGCATCGTGGTCGGCGTGACGGTGGCCGGCTTGCTGCTGGTGTGGGACGTGCCGGTGATCTTTTCCCTGAGCGCCATTGCCGGCGCGTTTGCCTGCGCCGTGGTGACGGGGCTGGTATTTGGCTTCATGCCGGCGCGCAAGGCGTCGGGACTCGATCCGGTCGTGGCGCTGGCTGGACAGTAA
- a CDS encoding SWIB/MDM2 domain-containing protein, which yields MATAKKTPVAAPAKAAAAKPAAAKKAAPAAKAAAKPAAAKKAAAPATPRKPNAAFMKAMTPSKDLAAVVGAAPLPRTEVTKKVWDYIKKLDLQDPANRRMINADDKLKAVFGGKAQVSMFEMTKLISDHLK from the coding sequence ATGGCAACAGCCAAAAAAACCCCAGTAGCAGCGCCAGCCAAAGCAGCAGCAGCCAAGCCTGCAGCCGCCAAGAAAGCAGCACCCGCAGCCAAGGCAGCAGCTAAACCAGCAGCGGCGAAGAAAGCGGCAGCACCGGCAACACCACGCAAGCCAAACGCAGCATTCATGAAAGCAATGACGCCATCGAAAGATCTGGCCGCCGTTGTTGGCGCAGCACCACTGCCGCGCACGGAAGTGACCAAAAAGGTATGGGATTACATCAAAAAACTCGATCTGCAAGATCCGGCCAACCGCCGCATGATCAATGCGGACGACAAGCTGAAAGCAGTTTTCGGCGGCAAAGCCCAAGTCTCCATGTTTGAAATGACCAAACTGATCTCCGATCATTTGAAATAA
- a CDS encoding FecR domain-containing protein — MSKVGNAAAPAAIREDVQQQAAEWLTMLMSGEMDAAQQAAWQRWREADPEHERAWRHIEAVSQRFNGLHRGAAAQALAGTQQKTVNGKRRQLLAWLGVAAGGGMLAAQTDAWDGVRILRADYRTATGERREVALDDGSVLSLNTGSAVNVRFDASRRLIELLAGEILVTSGHGAGSGAPLVVATREGLVRTLGTRFAVRQQDDYSTVDVFDSAVEIRPRDGGAPLLLAAGHGVAFSRHALDAPHALGAYADAWSHGQLIVDDVTLGDFLADLARYRPGVIDCAPAVAQLRLSGVFPLADTQRILNMLPNSLPVQVRSRTRYWVTVEPAMSLKNI, encoded by the coding sequence ATGAGCAAGGTGGGCAATGCTGCGGCCCCGGCGGCCATCCGCGAGGACGTGCAGCAGCAGGCGGCCGAATGGCTGACCATGCTGATGTCGGGCGAGATGGACGCGGCGCAACAGGCCGCCTGGCAGCGCTGGCGCGAGGCGGACCCGGAACATGAGCGGGCCTGGCGGCATATCGAAGCCGTGTCGCAGCGCTTCAACGGCTTGCACCGCGGTGCGGCTGCGCAGGCGCTGGCCGGCACGCAGCAGAAAACCGTCAACGGCAAGCGGCGCCAGTTGCTGGCGTGGCTGGGCGTGGCGGCCGGCGGCGGCATGCTGGCCGCGCAGACGGATGCCTGGGATGGCGTGCGCATCCTGCGCGCCGACTACCGCACGGCCACGGGCGAGCGGCGCGAGGTGGCGCTGGACGATGGCAGTGTGCTCAGCCTGAATACGGGATCGGCCGTGAACGTGCGTTTCGATGCCAGCCGCCGCCTGATCGAGCTGCTGGCCGGCGAAATCCTCGTCACCAGCGGCCATGGCGCCGGCAGCGGCGCGCCTTTGGTGGTGGCCACGCGCGAAGGCCTGGTGCGCACGCTGGGCACGCGCTTTGCCGTGCGCCAGCAGGATGACTACAGCACCGTGGACGTGTTTGACAGCGCTGTTGAAATCCGTCCCCGCGACGGCGGCGCACCCTTGCTGCTGGCGGCCGGGCACGGCGTGGCATTTTCCCGCCACGCGCTGGACGCGCCGCACGCCCTCGGTGCGTATGCGGACGCCTGGTCGCACGGGCAGCTGATCGTCGACGACGTGACCTTGGGCGATTTCCTGGCCGACCTGGCCCGCTACCGCCCCGGCGTGATCGACTGCGCACCGGCGGTGGCCCAGCTGCGCCTGTCGGGCGTGTTCCCGCTGGCCGACACGCAGCGCATTTTGAACATGCTGCCCAATTCCCTGCCCGTGCAGGTGCGCAGCCGCACGCGCTACTGGGTGACGGTCGAACCGGCCATGTCATTAAAAAATATTTAG
- a CDS encoding sigma-70 family RNA polymerase sigma factor: MSAADFAQQQDLHALYSSHHGWLQGWLRHKLGNAGEAADLAQDTFVSVLTADAAPQIREARPFLATIARRLVAHRHRRQVLEDAYLEALACLPPEVAPAPEERLLALEALQEIDQALAGLPAPVRTAFLLAQLEGLSYAEIAARLNVSASSVKQYLTRANRQVFFSLPA, encoded by the coding sequence ATGTCGGCCGCCGATTTTGCACAGCAACAAGACCTGCACGCGCTCTACAGCAGCCATCACGGCTGGCTGCAGGGCTGGCTGCGGCATAAGCTGGGCAATGCGGGCGAGGCGGCGGACCTGGCGCAAGACACCTTCGTCAGCGTGCTGACGGCCGATGCCGCGCCGCAGATCCGTGAAGCGCGGCCTTTTCTGGCCACCATCGCGCGCCGCCTGGTGGCGCATCGCCACCGCCGGCAAGTGCTGGAAGACGCCTATCTGGAAGCGCTGGCTTGCCTGCCGCCCGAAGTGGCGCCCGCGCCGGAAGAGCGGCTGCTGGCGCTGGAAGCCTTGCAGGAAATCGACCAGGCCCTGGCTGGCTTGCCCGCGCCCGTGCGCACGGCGTTCCTGCTGGCGCAACTGGAAGGGCTCAGCTATGCCGAGATCGCCGCGCGCCTGAACGTGTCGGCCAGCTCGGTCAAGCAATACCTGACGCGCGCCAACCGCCAGGTGTTTTTCTCGCTGCCGGCATGA
- a CDS encoding TonB-dependent siderophore receptor produces MSHALNFVSLPSPHSALRPLAQAAAALCLAASLPAIAQQAPATPATEQTMLGVSVTAGRDATTEGSGSYTTGVSNTATKLNLSLRETPQSVSVLTRQQIDDLGITTLDDAVQSITGLVMQKGNFTGDSGSFSARGFPIDNILFDGLPTSLGANGTFNGDNDDLAIYDRIEVVRGATGLMTGSGTPSAAINMVRKRPTATPQASFSASVGSWSNYRLEADAANALNEAKTLRGRIVVTVQDKKDFVDVLHGRNHQLYGIIEADLRPDTTLTVGAHYRKTDNDGVSTGVVTAADGRFLNLPRSTYLGSEFDDWRQTDKTIFAELEHRFANGWKAMLAATRKTPEIDTTFSGINRRGDTLRFNSQSYRAELANTSYDAYASGSYSLFGREHELTVGASHRRSSKNSYGGWAPYSWGAAAPVLDPFHWDAGSVARPVINYAQWRTASITEQSGVYAGTRMRLADPLSLVLGGRVSWYKDDAGYSVAREFTPYAGVVYDLDKQHSVYASWTEIFQPQAATDAHAQPLKPISGTNYEAGVKGEYFGGALNASAAVFQIRQQNRGVDDLAGPNPCPGSTWGYCQRASGEVRSEGVELDVAGALTPDWQLSAGFTYVKAQFKRDSDPANIGKDFNSRYPRQQLKLATSYRLSGAAQGWRVGASLYGQGATESNDGTYHLRQGRYAIVGLNAAWQIDSRAELRLNVNNALDKHYYQSIYSDVFGNMVGAPRNLMLTLNYKL; encoded by the coding sequence ATGTCTCACGCTTTGAATTTTGTCAGTTTGCCGTCTCCTCACTCTGCATTGCGTCCGCTGGCGCAAGCGGCTGCGGCCCTGTGCCTGGCCGCCAGCCTGCCGGCCATCGCGCAGCAGGCGCCAGCTACTCCCGCGACCGAACAGACCATGCTCGGCGTGTCCGTCACGGCGGGGCGCGATGCGACAACGGAAGGCAGCGGCTCGTACACGACAGGCGTGAGCAACACGGCAACCAAGCTGAACCTGTCGCTGCGCGAAACGCCGCAGTCGGTCAGCGTGCTGACGCGCCAGCAGATCGACGACCTGGGCATCACGACCCTGGACGACGCCGTGCAGTCGATCACGGGGCTGGTTATGCAAAAGGGCAACTTTACGGGCGATTCGGGCAGTTTCAGCGCACGCGGCTTTCCAATCGATAACATCTTGTTCGATGGCTTGCCTACCAGCCTGGGCGCGAACGGCACCTTCAATGGCGACAATGACGACCTGGCCATCTACGACCGCATCGAAGTGGTGCGCGGCGCCACGGGCTTGATGACGGGCAGCGGCACGCCCAGCGCGGCCATCAACATGGTGCGCAAGCGCCCGACGGCCACGCCGCAAGCGTCATTCTCGGCCAGCGTGGGCAGCTGGAGCAACTACCGCCTGGAAGCCGATGCGGCCAACGCGCTCAATGAAGCGAAGACCCTGCGCGGGCGCATCGTCGTGACGGTGCAGGACAAGAAGGATTTTGTCGACGTGCTGCATGGCCGCAACCACCAGCTGTACGGCATCATCGAAGCGGACCTGCGCCCCGACACCACCTTGACGGTGGGCGCCCACTACCGCAAGACGGACAACGACGGCGTCTCGACGGGCGTGGTGACGGCTGCCGACGGCCGCTTTTTGAATTTGCCCCGCTCCACTTACCTGGGCAGCGAATTCGATGACTGGCGCCAGACGGATAAAACCATCTTCGCCGAACTGGAACACCGCTTTGCCAATGGCTGGAAAGCCATGCTGGCAGCCACGCGCAAGACGCCCGAGATCGACACGACGTTTTCCGGCATCAACCGCCGCGGCGACACCCTGCGCTTCAATTCGCAAAGCTACCGCGCCGAACTGGCCAACACCAGCTACGACGCGTATGCGAGCGGCAGCTACAGCCTGTTCGGCCGCGAGCACGAGCTGACCGTCGGCGCCAGCCACCGCCGCTCGTCGAAAAACAGCTATGGCGGCTGGGCACCGTACAGCTGGGGCGCGGCGGCGCCGGTGCTCGACCCGTTCCACTGGGATGCGGGCAGCGTGGCGCGTCCCGTCATCAACTACGCGCAGTGGCGCACGGCCAGCATCACCGAGCAAAGCGGCGTGTATGCGGGCACGCGCATGCGCCTGGCCGACCCGCTGTCGCTGGTGCTGGGCGGGCGCGTGAGCTGGTACAAGGACGATGCCGGCTACTCGGTGGCGCGCGAATTCACGCCGTACGCCGGTGTCGTGTATGACCTCGACAAGCAGCATTCCGTGTACGCCAGCTGGACCGAGATCTTCCAGCCGCAGGCGGCCACCGACGCCCATGCGCAGCCATTGAAGCCGATCAGCGGCACCAACTATGAAGCGGGCGTGAAGGGCGAATACTTCGGCGGCGCTCTCAATGCCAGCGCGGCCGTGTTCCAGATCCGCCAGCAAAACCGCGGCGTGGACGACCTGGCCGGCCCGAACCCCTGTCCTGGCAGCACGTGGGGCTATTGCCAGCGCGCGTCGGGCGAAGTGCGCAGCGAAGGCGTGGAGCTGGACGTGGCGGGCGCGCTGACGCCCGACTGGCAGCTGTCGGCCGGTTTTACCTATGTGAAGGCGCAATTCAAGCGCGACAGCGATCCGGCCAATATCGGCAAGGATTTCAACAGCCGCTATCCGCGCCAGCAGCTCAAGCTGGCCACCAGCTACCGCCTGTCCGGCGCGGCGCAGGGCTGGCGCGTCGGCGCTTCCTTGTACGGCCAGGGCGCGACCGAATCGAATGACGGCACCTACCATCTGCGCCAGGGCCGCTACGCGATCGTGGGCCTGAACGCGGCGTGGCAGATCGACAGCCGCGCCGAGCTGCGCCTGAACGTGAACAATGCGCTCGACAAGCACTACTACCAGAGCATCTATTCCGATGTCTTCGGCAACATGGTGGGAGCGCCGCGCAACCTGATGCTGACCTTGAACTACAAACTGTAA
- a CDS encoding PepSY-associated TM helix domain-containing protein, with product MNAVKVDKVAKTPQQGGLRQAMAWLHTWSGLWISWLLFAIFLTGTLAVFDEPITHWMTPEHALEEAAHANDPPLPKVTDRGHRLELALDFMAKEHPKADMWEIWPVQRPSHGLSAYWFQPAGGYGSADLDPLTGAVIEHAREATERDTIGGHHFVDFHYELHAGRIGVWIVAITTMIMLVALVSGVITHKRIFKDFFTFRPAKGQRSWLDAHNAVAVLTLPFQFMIAYTGLAFFSDDYVPAPVVAQYGMDNAKKAFLADWNDVGKPAKTGQPLAIPALEPYALRAEQAIGQEIRAVVLDNPNDASMRVCMYGWNEETDTMERISANTGRACYALATGEQVALRRPGESDTGGAGLTRAVMSNLHMVGFGGTPMRWLYFFCGLAGTAMMGTGAILFMVKRRQKSGGEFGTYTQRVYRTVACLNVAAIAGLSIACVGFLWANRLIPVGVEHRAGWELRAFFGVWFVMLVHACLRAEKRAWIEQLGLLAALCLLLPVLNVLSTGDNLAAQIARGDWESAGVELGSMAFGLLAAWGAWKVHKRKEKPASKAAARESAAPTASLQINTEGQS from the coding sequence ATGAACGCCGTCAAGGTAGACAAAGTGGCCAAGACGCCGCAGCAGGGCGGCTTGCGCCAGGCCATGGCCTGGCTGCATACATGGAGTGGCCTGTGGATTTCCTGGCTGCTGTTCGCCATTTTCCTCACCGGCACCCTGGCCGTCTTCGACGAGCCGATCACCCACTGGATGACGCCCGAGCATGCACTGGAAGAGGCGGCGCATGCAAACGATCCGCCGCTGCCGAAGGTCACGGACCGTGGGCACCGCCTGGAACTGGCGCTCGACTTCATGGCGAAGGAACATCCGAAGGCGGACATGTGGGAAATCTGGCCCGTGCAGCGTCCCAGCCACGGCCTGTCCGCCTACTGGTTCCAGCCCGCCGGCGGCTATGGCTCGGCGGACCTCGATCCGCTGACGGGCGCCGTCATCGAACATGCGCGCGAGGCAACGGAGCGCGACACCATCGGCGGCCACCATTTCGTCGATTTTCACTACGAGCTGCACGCGGGACGCATCGGCGTGTGGATCGTCGCCATCACCACCATGATCATGCTGGTGGCGCTGGTGAGCGGCGTCATCACGCACAAGCGCATCTTCAAGGATTTCTTCACCTTCCGCCCGGCCAAGGGCCAGCGTTCGTGGCTCGACGCGCACAACGCGGTGGCCGTGCTGACCTTGCCGTTCCAGTTCATGATCGCCTACACGGGGCTGGCCTTCTTCAGCGATGACTATGTGCCGGCCCCCGTGGTGGCGCAATACGGCATGGACAACGCCAAGAAGGCTTTCCTGGCCGACTGGAACGATGTGGGCAAGCCCGCGAAGACAGGCCAGCCGCTGGCCATTCCCGCGCTGGAACCGTACGCGCTGCGCGCCGAGCAGGCTATCGGCCAGGAAATCCGCGCCGTGGTGCTGGACAACCCGAACGACGCCTCCATGCGCGTGTGCATGTACGGCTGGAATGAAGAGACGGACACGATGGAACGCATCAGCGCCAACACGGGCAGGGCTTGCTATGCGCTGGCCACCGGTGAGCAGGTCGCCTTGCGCCGTCCCGGCGAGTCGGATACGGGCGGCGCGGGCCTGACGCGCGCCGTCATGTCGAACCTGCACATGGTGGGCTTTGGCGGTACGCCGATGCGCTGGCTGTACTTCTTCTGCGGCCTGGCCGGCACAGCCATGATGGGCACGGGCGCCATCCTGTTCATGGTCAAGCGCCGCCAGAAGTCCGGCGGCGAGTTCGGCACCTACACGCAGCGCGTGTACCGCACCGTCGCCTGCCTGAACGTGGCGGCGATTGCCGGCCTGTCCATCGCCTGCGTGGGCTTCCTGTGGGCCAACCGCCTGATTCCCGTCGGCGTCGAACACCGCGCCGGCTGGGAATTGCGCGCCTTCTTCGGCGTGTGGTTTGTGATGCTGGTGCACGCCTGCCTGCGCGCGGAAAAGCGCGCGTGGATCGAGCAACTGGGCTTGCTGGCGGCTCTGTGCCTGCTGCTACCGGTGCTCAATGTACTGAGCACGGGCGACAATCTGGCGGCGCAGATCGCGCGCGGCGACTGGGAAAGTGCCGGCGTGGAACTGGGCAGCATGGCCTTCGGCCTGCTGGCCGCCTGGGGCGCGTGGAAAGTCCACAAGCGCAAGGAAAAACCGGCCAGCAAGGCCGCCGCCAGGGAAAGCGCCGCGCCCACGGCCAGCCTGCAAATTAATACGGAAGGACAGTCATGA
- a CDS encoding DUF3325 domain-containing protein → MIPTILCALGLSYAGMASLSLAMDRHHGQVWGRDAAPNVRRALQLAGAVLLALAIWPCVAGWSATVGVVAWLGFISAGALLVALLLPYAPSLLFRSSLLAAVAALAGLVTFLR, encoded by the coding sequence ATGATCCCTACCATCCTGTGCGCGCTGGGCCTGTCGTATGCGGGCATGGCCAGCCTCTCCTTGGCGATGGACCGCCACCATGGCCAGGTCTGGGGCAGGGATGCGGCGCCGAACGTGCGGCGCGCGCTGCAACTGGCGGGCGCGGTCCTGCTGGCGCTGGCCATCTGGCCCTGCGTGGCCGGCTGGAGCGCGACCGTCGGCGTCGTCGCCTGGCTTGGTTTCATATCGGCCGGCGCGCTGCTGGTGGCCCTGTTGCTGCCGTATGCGCCCAGCTTGCTGTTTCGTAGTTCCCTGCTGGCAGCCGTCGCCGCGCTGGCAGGTCTTGTGACGTTCCTGCGGTGA
- a CDS encoding efflux RND transporter periplasmic adaptor subunit, with translation MGARLPSRRARILGGVVLLVLFGAGALWATRGPSTVFDTAPVKRGNIEASVTAIGTLQPQTYVDVGAQVSGQITRLHVQPGSDVDKGQLLAEIDPSVQQATVDAGRAALAGLRAQLADQQAQHRLAGQQHVRQKQMAKFDSTPLADLETAEATLASAGAKIDHLKAQIDQTQASLKADEARLGYTRIYAPMAGKVVGLDAKEGQTLNATYQTPNILRIADLSAMTVWTEVSEADVRRVRPDMPVYFTTLGGDQRRWSGKVRQVLPAPPVPGGSAAGTALAPSTSKVILYTVLFDVDNADGELMPQMTAQVVFVTAAANNVLAVPLPALKPSTEEGAKPGQFTARVMGADGKVDTRAVTVGVRNRLSAEVLQGLREGELLVTGEQPSNSGASRFQL, from the coding sequence ATGGGGGCCCGCCTGCCTTCCCGCCGCGCCCGCATCCTGGGCGGCGTGGTCTTGCTGGTGCTGTTCGGCGCCGGCGCCCTGTGGGCCACGCGCGGCCCGAGCACCGTGTTCGACACGGCGCCCGTCAAGCGCGGCAACATCGAAGCGAGCGTCACGGCCATCGGCACCTTGCAGCCGCAAACCTATGTCGACGTGGGCGCGCAGGTGTCGGGCCAGATCACGCGTTTGCACGTGCAGCCGGGCAGCGACGTCGATAAAGGCCAGCTGCTGGCCGAGATCGACCCCAGCGTGCAGCAAGCCACGGTCGATGCGGGCCGCGCCGCGCTGGCGGGCTTGCGCGCGCAGCTGGCCGACCAGCAGGCGCAGCACCGGCTGGCGGGCCAGCAGCACGTGCGCCAGAAGCAGATGGCCAAGTTCGATTCGACCCCCTTGGCCGACCTGGAAACGGCCGAAGCCACGCTGGCCTCGGCCGGCGCCAAGATCGACCACCTGAAGGCGCAGATCGACCAGACCCAGGCCAGCCTGAAGGCGGACGAGGCGCGCCTCGGTTACACGCGCATCTACGCGCCGATGGCCGGCAAGGTGGTGGGCCTGGACGCGAAGGAAGGGCAAACCCTGAACGCCACGTACCAGACGCCGAACATCCTGCGCATCGCCGACCTGTCGGCCATGACGGTATGGACGGAAGTGTCGGAAGCGGACGTGCGCCGCGTGCGCCCGGACATGCCCGTGTATTTCACCACCCTGGGCGGCGACCAGCGGCGCTGGAGCGGCAAGGTGCGCCAAGTCCTGCCTGCGCCGCCAGTGCCCGGCGGTTCCGCCGCCGGCACGGCCCTGGCGCCGTCGACCAGCAAGGTGATCTTGTATACAGTGCTGTTCGACGTCGATAACGCGGACGGCGAACTGATGCCGCAGATGACGGCGCAAGTGGTGTTCGTCACGGCGGCGGCGAACAATGTGCTGGCCGTGCCCTTGCCGGCCCTGAAACCGTCGACGGAAGAAGGCGCCAAGCCGGGGCAGTTCACGGCCCGCGTGATGGGTGCGGACGGCAAGGTCGATACGCGCGCCGTCACCGTCGGCGTGCGCAACCGCCTCAGCGCGGAAGTGCTGCAAGGCTTGCGCGAAGGCGAATTGCTGGTCACAGGCGAGCAGCCATCGAACAGCGGCGCCAGCAGGTTCCAGCTGTGA
- the ffh gene encoding signal recognition particle protein produces the protein MLDNLTQRLAKVVKTMRGEARLTEANTADMLREVRLALLEADVALPAVREFIAKVKEKAMGEDVISSLTPGQALVGVVQRELAALMGADLGPEASQISFAQQPPAIILMAGLQGVGKTTTVGKLAKYLKEEKKKKVLTVSADVYRPAAIAQLQSVTAQVGADFFPSTSTDKPVDIALAALDWAKKHYHDVLIIDTAGRLGIDEEMMREIAAVHGAVKPIETLFVVDAMLGQDAINTAKAFNDALPLTGIVLTKLDGDARGGAALSVRHITGKPIKFAGVSEKLDGLEAFDPTRMANRILGMGDILALVEEARKGVDSKAAADLAQKIKVGGKFDMNDFKAQLGQMKKMGGMANLMDKLPAQFQQAAGGKNMDQADKQVRRMCGIIDSMTPQERAKPELIKATRKRRIAAGAGVQVQEVNRMLTQFEQMQTMMKKLSGGGMMKMMRSMKGMMPGMR, from the coding sequence ATGCTAGATAATCTCACCCAACGGCTTGCCAAAGTCGTCAAGACCATGCGCGGCGAGGCGCGCCTGACCGAAGCGAACACCGCCGACATGCTGCGCGAAGTGCGCCTGGCGCTGCTCGAAGCCGACGTCGCCCTGCCCGCCGTGCGCGAATTCATCGCCAAAGTCAAAGAAAAAGCCATGGGCGAGGATGTCATTTCCTCGCTCACGCCAGGCCAGGCCCTGGTGGGCGTGGTGCAGCGCGAGCTGGCCGCCCTGATGGGCGCCGACCTGGGACCGGAAGCGTCGCAGATCAGCTTTGCGCAGCAGCCGCCCGCCATCATCCTGATGGCCGGTCTGCAGGGTGTGGGTAAAACCACCACCGTCGGCAAGCTGGCGAAATACCTGAAGGAAGAAAAGAAGAAGAAAGTGCTGACCGTCTCGGCCGACGTGTACCGTCCCGCCGCGATCGCCCAGCTGCAATCGGTCACCGCCCAGGTGGGCGCCGACTTCTTCCCGTCCACCAGCACGGACAAGCCGGTCGATATCGCGCTGGCCGCGCTGGACTGGGCGAAAAAGCATTACCACGACGTGCTGATCATCGATACGGCGGGCCGTCTCGGTATCGACGAAGAGATGATGCGCGAAATCGCCGCCGTCCACGGCGCCGTGAAACCGATCGAAACCCTGTTTGTCGTCGACGCCATGCTGGGCCAGGACGCCATCAACACGGCGAAAGCCTTCAATGATGCCCTGCCGCTGACCGGTATCGTGCTGACCAAGCTCGATGGCGATGCGCGCGGCGGTGCGGCCCTGTCCGTGCGCCACATCACGGGCAAACCGATCAAGTTTGCCGGTGTCTCGGAAAAACTCGACGGCCTGGAAGCGTTCGACCCGACCCGCATGGCCAACCGCATCCTGGGCATGGGCGACATCCTCGCCCTGGTGGAAGAAGCGCGCAAGGGCGTCGACAGCAAGGCGGCGGCCGATCTGGCGCAGAAGATCAAGGTTGGCGGCAAGTTCGACATGAACGACTTCAAGGCGCAACTGGGCCAGATGAAGAAAATGGGCGGCATGGCCAACCTGATGGACAAGCTGCCGGCCCAGTTCCAGCAGGCGGCAGGCGGCAAGAACATGGATCAAGCCGACAAACAGGTGCGCCGCATGTGCGGCATCATCGATTCGATGACGCCGCAGGAACGCGCCAAGCCTGAACTGATCAAGGCCACGCGCAAGCGCCGTATCGCCGCCGGCGCCGGCGTGCAGGTGCAGGAAGTGAACCGCATGCTGACGCAATTCGAGCAAATGCAGACGATGATGAAGAAATTGTCGGGCGGCGGCATGATGAAGATGATGCGCTCCATGAAGGGCATGATGCCTGGGATGAGGTAA